In the genome of Palaemon carinicauda isolate YSFRI2023 chromosome 20, ASM3689809v2, whole genome shotgun sequence, one region contains:
- the LOC137660327 gene encoding uncharacterized protein: MLSELDDHILLKKFPDVSDEAELEPELTSCQDYLDKIEYCLPLLEISRGNNGSNIPDVARSLLKQPTAPLPKFTSKEGEDLLKFIAEFEATTNVFQYPDRDLLLLLKQQIDGRAKTLLCSLEADKQRYVDAKELLISAFASKEVCKNNAIRKITELSLREGDDPFTFISILRSVCEAVKTFNIGADEFVRYFAWHGLNGRFQRHLINITGKTHPSLNDIISHFFAACERYESDGKGVESLKCKASRVKTLTHPLPKESTTSMAAEAVTYDKDRSSPQCSLCSTVGNTDKFHFIHKCPNFLSPTDKVHILKSRNGCVKCGQFNHVSGKCRFKFKRRCSNCNSWHMTYLCDRSQSPDRDSNNINNCKSKVETSPQISSGVAVLPTCQGDSILPTFSFKVGGTVYRGLKDSGSQSTFVTKKLAEENNLKIINSKVKLTVNGFNGNKEYFTEIVEVPVTIGDKSFIIYCLVVPNINVALKLPLLGRLVDKFQAQGVKLADQFLNKFSHEIDNVQLILGTDFAYCIAGTDTVFGGINSSMYTECHAGILLSGSIDLMIKNIDNLADKRVPTSAVSNPFECSSAIHIQSNLFLLNSKVDIFADDDVNNNFEVNCSFSVINERGMLMEKPLQQATDQLLESECNYYLNYDQNSYNDESIELNNQLVEFTIKTLRRRESDGRIIVPLLWNGKVSHLLSKNEHLSKLILRSNLKRLKRHPERLQLVDQTIKEQLKAGIIEPIYDLEVYKSENPQHSFLPHMPIFKLDRDSTKCRIVFLSNLRDSSNNISLSHNQCMYSGPTLNQKLSSSFLQLRFDQKLLIFDLKKAFNMLSLTETDQSKLLFFWYKNVNQGDFSLLAFKNVRLPFGLRCSPFLLMISLYYILVLQPSEDSRIADLKKSIYSMIYMDNGAITANTSEELEWSYKQLSNIFNPYKFDIQQVVTNDSTLQDEVDREAEAATPLRNKLFGLNWDRCSDEIFTKPIFLDPNANTKRSLLQTIASQFDLFGFNMPLFNRCRLFMHQLQCQKNLHWDQPLTQELQREWINICRQTNRAPPLKISRCVGPRDGNYNIYIFSDASKDIFGCVLYLQHIESNRLSFIHAKNRLVNKQLKSKSMPSLELNAIHLSVECALEIYKDLSGSACLKPLKVNNIYVYTDSLCALHWLNSAALKLDKLNKHSPFVVNRLHNIQRMCETVPIKFSFISGKNNPADIITRCVSYNQLQNSCFFSGPNLSINEVPELSTTIPAFEMPTEVQATPSTAQVMEVANNLVNINNYSNFRKLVLIFRIIFLVVHKWKLKAKIACSPVANYFAQAINYLLNNEQRKHYPEVYSYLQHGLNSRKDIPPIITQLNLFLDSQGLLRVKSKFKKWNYGLSGNYPLLLHPDSHLTKLIIWDAHLKLLHSGCYSVLTELRKHYYIPKHFSVVKKALKQYVHCRRFNNRYIRLNQNFYRDFRADPPTVPFSNIFMDYLGPFNTKDGKETRKVWLLCITCTWSRAVNLKICRSLNVAEFLRAFQLHCFEYGIPQLCISDLGTQLVAGGNTITSFISDPQTQLYFEENNVKPLSFQQYFKGCSELGSLVEVCVKMVKRLMFGAIKNFILTYVDFEFLVCNIVHLINRRPIAFKEAVRAETDNVPEPITPEQLVRGYELTSLNLIPNLQPLSVEDPEFYPDNQAISQNYVKLCKIRQTLIETYHNEFLGTLIQQAVDRKGRYRPVTHKLLKVGDVVLIKEEHTKRNNYPLGIILEVFKNDLGEVTHAVIKKGKTGQTSRLHVNNIIPILENTGSTNSATPDVCNSVTSSLRPKRKAAILSQERTRQML, translated from the coding sequence atgctgtcagagctagatgatcatatcctcttgaagaaatttcctgacgtatctgatgaagcagagttagagccagaattaacaagttgccaggattatttagataaaattgagtattgtttaccattacttgagatttccaggggtaataatggttctaatattcccgacgtggcccgcagtttactgaaacagccaacagctcctcttcctaagtttacaagtaaagaaggagaagatttattgaaatttatagcagagtttgaggctacaactaatgtatttcagtatcctgatagagatttacttttattgctgaagcaacagatagacggtcgagcaaagactttattatgttctctggaagctgacaaacagcgttatgtagatgccaaagaattattgatttccgcctttgcttctaaggaggtttgtaaaaacaatgcaattaggaaaattacggagttaagtctaagagagggtgatgatcccttcacatttatttccatcctccgatcagtatgcgaagcagtcaagacttttaacattggagcggatgaatttgtcagatattttgcttggcatggcttaaatggtcgctttcagcgccatcttattaatattacaggaaagactcatccttccttaaatgacattatttcacatttctttgcagcttgcgaaaggtacgaaagtgacgggaaaggtgttgaaagcttgaaatgtaaagcttcacgtgtcaaaacattaacacaccctcttcctaaagagagtactaccagcatggctgcggaagcagtaacatatgataaagacaggtcttcgccTCAGTGTTCTTTGTGTTCTACGgttggaaatactgataaatttcactttattcataagtgccctaattttctttctcctacagataaagtgcatattttaaaatctagaaatggatgtgtaaaatgcggccagtttaatcatgtttccggtaagtgtcgttttaaattcaaaagacgctgttcaaattgcaacagctggcatatgacttacCTATGTGATAGGAGTCAGTCACCAGACAGAGactctaacaatattaataactgcaaatccaaggtggaaacttctcctcaaataagcagcggtgttgccgtACTTCCTACTTGTCAAGGTGATTCTattttacccaccttttcatttaaagttgggggaactgtttacagaggactgaaggacagtggttcgcagagcacgtttgtcactaagaaattggcggaggagaataatcttaaaatcattaactctaaagtaaagctaacagttaatgggtttaatggtaacaaggagtattttactgaaattgttgaagttcctgttacgattggagataaatcctttataatttattgcttggttgtaccaaacattaatgtagcattgaaattacctctgcttggtagattagttgataaatttcaggcacaaggtgttaaattagctgatcaattccttaataaattttctcatgaaattgataatgttcagctcattttaggtacagacttcgcttattgtattgcaggtacagatacagtttttggaggaataaattcatcgatgtataccgagtgtcatgcaggtattttgttgtctggtagcattgatttaatgatcaagaatattgataatttagctgataAGAGAGTGCCAACCtcggctgttagtaacccatttgagtgtagttctgctattcatatccagagtaatttatttttgctgaactccaaagttgatatttttgccgatgatgacgttaataataactttgaggtgaactgttcattttctgtaataaatgaaagaggtatgcttatggagaaaccactgcaacaggccactgatcaacttctagagtctgaatgcaattattacttaaattacgatcagaattcctacaatgatgaaagtattgaacttaataaccagttggtcgaatttaccatcaaaacccttcgtcgtagggagtctgatggacgtattatcgttcccttgctgtggaatgggaaagtttctcatttactttcaaagAATGAACATCTATCTAAGTTGATATTAAGGTCTAACCTCAAGAGACTTAAACGACATCCAGAACGTTTGCAGCTCGTTGACCAAACAATTAAGGAGCAATTGAAGGCAGGCATAATTGAACCCATTTATGATTTAGAAGTGTATAAAAGTGAGAATCCTCAACATTCTTTTTTACCACACATGCCTATCTTTAAACTGGATAGGGATAGTACCAAATGTAGGATTGTATTTTTGTCTAACCTTAGGGATTCTTCTAATAATATATCTTTGTCACATAACCAGTGCATGTATTCAGGGCCTACGTTAAACCAAAAATTGTCCTCTTCCTTTTTACAGCTTAGATTTGACCAAAAGTTACTCATATTTGACCTTAAGAAAGCCTTTAATATGTTATCTTTAACAGAAACTGATCAGTCGAAGTTGTTATTTTTTTGGTACAAAAATGTGAATCAAGGTGATTTTTCCTTATtggcttttaagaatgtaagattaccttttggccttagatgtagtccctttttattaatgatttcattatattacatacttgttttacaaccttcagaggattctcgaatagcagatttaaagaaatctatctattccatgatttatatggacaatggggcCATTACTGCCAATACTTCAGAGGAGTTAGAGTGGTCGTATAAACAGCTTTCGAATATATTCAATCCCTATAAATTTGACATTCAGCAGGTTGTAACTAATGATTCAACTTTACAGGATGAAGTGGACCGCGAAGCCGAGGCAGCTACGCCTTTACGTAACAAGTTGTTTGGTTTAAACTGGGATCGATGTTCCGACGAAATTTTCACAAAACCAATTTTTCTTGATCCCAATGCTAATACTAAAAGGTCTCTTTTACAAACAATTGCTTCACAGTTTgacctttttggttttaatatgccattgtttaaccgctgtagattgttcatgcatcaattacagtgtcaaaagaatttacattgggatcaaccattaacgcaagaattgcagagagaatggattaatatttgcaggcaaaccaacagagctcctcctttaaaaatttctaggtgtgttggtccacgagatggcaattataatatttatattttttcagatgcaagtaaggacatatttggttgtgtactctatttacagcatattgaatccaatcgcttaagctttatacatgccaaaaaccgacttgtaaataagcaacttaagagtaaatccatgccctctctggaacttaacgcaatacatttaagtgttgagtgtgctcttgagatttacaaagatttgtctggatctgcttgcttaaaacccttaaaggttaataatatttacgtatatactgattctctctgtgccttacattggctgaactctgctgccttgaaattggacaaattaaataaacattctccatttgtcgtaaatagacttcataatatacaaagaatgtgtgaaacggttcctataaaatttagctttatttcagggaaaaacaatcctgcggacataatcaccagatgtgtgtcatacaaccagttgcaaaattcttgctttttttcaggaccaaatttaagtataaatgaagttccagaattgtcaactaccataccagcatttgagatgcccactgaagttcaagcaactccttccacagctcaggttatggaagttgctaacaatcttgttaatattaataattattccaatttcaggaaacttgtattgatttttcgcataattttcttagtggtgcacaagtggaagctgaaagcgaaaattgcttgctcaccagtcgctaattactttgcccaggctataaattacttgttaaacaatgaacaaaggaagcattatcctgaggtatattcttacctacagcatggtcttaattctagaaaagacattcctcctattataacgcaacttaatttatttttagattcacagggtcttctgagagttaagagtaaattcaaaaaatggaattatggcttaagtggaaattaccctttattattgcacccagacagtcatttgaccaaactaattatttgggatgcacacctcaaattattacattcaggatgttattctgtattaacagagctcagaaagcattattacatccctaaacatttctcagttgtgaaaaaggctcttaaacagtatgttcattgtcgtaggtttaataatcgttatataaggctaaatcagaacttttacagagacttcagagcagatcctcctacggttcctttttctaacatatttatggattatctaggacccttcaatacgaaggatggaaaagagacccgtaaggtttggttactatgtatcacctgtacttggtctagggcagttaacctcaaaatttgcaggagtttgaatgttgcagaatttttaagagcatttcagctacactgctttgagtacgggattcctcaactttgtattagtgatcttgggactcagttggtggcaggaggtaataccataacttccttcattagtgaccctcagacgcaattatattttgaggaaaataatgtaaaacccctctcctttcagcaatatttcaaaggctgcagtgaattgggatcattagtagaagtctgtgtaaaaatggtcaaaagattaatgtttggagcaattaagaattttatattgacgtatgtagactttgaatttcttgtctgtaatattgtgcatctcattaatcgacgacctatagccttcaaagaagctgttcgtgctgagactgacaatgtgcccgaaccaataacaccggaacagctcgtgcgaggctatgaattgacttctctaaaccttatccctaatcttcaacctctttcagttgaagatccagaattttaccctgataatcaagctatttctcagaattacgtaaagttgtgtaaaattaggcagactttaatagagacctatcataatgaatttctaggtactctgattcagcaagcagttgacaggaaggggcggtatcgacccgttactcataaattactgaaagttggcgatgttgtattaattaaggaggaacataccaaaaggaataattatcctctaggcataattttggaagtttttaagaatgatttgggtgaagttacccatgctgttattaagaagggaaaaacaggccagacatcaaggttgcatgtaaataatattattccaatactagaaaacacaggaagtaccaattcagctactcctgatgtttgtaattctgttacttcgtccttaaggcccaaaagaaaggctgctatattaagccaagaaaggacaagacaaatgctttaa
- the LOC137660328 gene encoding uncharacterized protein, which translates to MYSGPTLNQKLSSSFLQLRFDQKLLIFDLKKAFNMLSLTETDQSKLLFFWYKNVNQGDFSLLAFKNVRLPFGLRCSPFLLMISLYYILVLQPSEDSRIADLKKSIYSMIYMDNGAITANTSEELEWSYKQLSNIFNPYKFDIQQVVTNDSTLQDEVDREAEAATPLRNKLFGLNWDRCSDEIFTKPIFLDPNANTKRSLLQTIASQFDLFGFNMPLFNRCRLFMHQLQCQKNLHWDQPLTQELQREWINICRQTNRAPPLKISRCVGPRDGNYNIYIFSDASKDIFGCVLYLQHIESNRLSFIHAKNRLVNKQLKSKSMPSLELNAIHLSVECALEIYKDLSGSACLKPLKVNNIYVYTDSLCALHWLNSAALKLDKLNKHSPFVVNRLHNIQRMCETVPIKFSFISGKNNPADIITRCVSYNQLQNSCFFSGPNLSINEVPELSTTIPAFEMPTEVQATPSTAQVMEVANNLVNINNYSNFRKLVLIFRIIFLVVHKWKLKAKIACSPVANYFAQAINYLLNNEQRKHYPEVYSYLQHGLNSRKDIPPIITQLNLFLDSQGLLRVKSKFKKWNYGLSGNYPLLLHPDSHLTKLIIWDAHLKLLHSGCYSVLTELRKHYYIPKHFSVVKKALKQYVHCRRFNNRYIRLNQNFYRDFRADPPTVPFSNIFMDYLGPFNTKDGKETRKVWLLCITCTWSRAVNLKICRSLNVAEFLRAFQLHCFEYGIPQLCISDLGTQLVAGGNTITSFISDPQTQLYFEENNVKPLSFQQYFKGCSELGSLVEVCVKMVKRLMFGAIKNFILTYVDFEFLVCNIVHLINRRPIAFKEAVRAETDNVPEPITPEQLVRGYELTSLNLIPNLQPLSVEDPEFYPDNQAISQNYVKLCKIRQTLIETYHNEFLGTLIQQAVDRKGRYRPVTHKLLKVGDVVLIKEEHTKRNNYPLGIILEVFKNDLGEVTHAVIKKGKTGQTSRLHVNNIIPILENTGSTNSATPDVCNSVTSSLRPKRKAAILSQERTRQML; encoded by the coding sequence ATGTATTCAGGGCCTACGTTAAACCAAAAATTGTCCTCTTCCTTTTTACAGCTTAGATTTGACCAAAAGTTACTCATATTTGACCTTAAGAAAGCCTTTAATATGTTATCTTTAACAGAAACTGATCAGTCGAAGTTGTTATTTTTTTGGTACAAAAATGTGAATCAAGGTGATTTTTCCTTATtggcttttaagaatgtaagattaccttttggccttagatgtagtccctttttattaatgatttcattatattacatacttgttttacaaccttcagaggattctcgaatagcagatttaaagaaatctatctattccatgatttatatggacaatggggcCATTACTGCCAATACTTCAGAGGAGTTAGAGTGGTCGTATAAACAGCTTTCGAATATATTCAATCCCTATAAATTTGACATTCAGCAGGTTGTAACTAATGATTCAACTTTACAGGATGAAGTGGACCGCGAAGCCGAGGCAGCTACGCCTTTACGTAACAAGTTGTTTGGTTTAAACTGGGATCGATGTTCCGACGAAATTTTCACAAAACCAATTTTTCTTGATCCCAATGCTAATACTAAAAGGTCTCTTTTACAAACAATTGCTTCACAGTTTgacctttttggttttaatatgccattgtttaaccgctgtagattgttcatgcatcaattacagtgtcaaaagaatttacattgggatcaaccattaacgcaagaattgcagagagaatggattaatatttgcaggcaaaccaacagagctcctcctttaaaaatttctaggtgtgttggtccacgagatggcaattataatatttatattttttcagatgcaagtaaggacatatttggttgtgtactctatttacagcatattgaatccaatcgcttaagctttatacatgccaaaaaccgacttgtaaataagcaacttaagagtaaatccatgccctctctggaacttaacgcaatacatttaagtgttgagtgtgctcttgagatttacaaagatttgtctggatctgcttgcttaaaacccttaaaggttaataatatttacgtatatactgattctctctgtgccttacattggctgaactctgctgccttgaaattggacaaattaaataaacattctccatttgtcgtaaatagacttcataatatacaaagaatgtgtgaaacggttcctataaaatttagctttatttcagggaaaaacaatcctgcggacataatcaccagatgtgtgtcatacaaccagttgcaaaattcttgctttttttcaggaccaaatttaagtataaatgaagttccagaattgtcaactaccataccagcatttgagatgcccactgaagttcaagcaactccttccacagctcaggttatggaagttgctaacaatcttgttaatattaataattattccaatttcaggaaacttgtattgatttttcgcataattttcttagtggtgcacaagtggaagctgaaagcgaaaattgcttgctcaccagtcgctaattactttgcccaggctataaattacttgttaaacaatgaacaaaggaagcattatcctgaggtatattcttacctacagcatggtcttaattctagaaaagacattcctcctattataacgcaacttaatttatttttagattcacagggtcttctgagagttaagagtaaattcaaaaaatggaattatggcttaagtggaaattaccctttattattgcacccagacagtcatttgaccaaactaattatttgggatgcacacctcaaattattacattcaggatgttattctgtattaacagagctcagaaagcattattacatccctaaacatttctcagttgtgaaaaaggctcttaaacagtatgttcattgtcgtaggtttaataatcgttatataaggctaaatcagaacttttacagagacttcagagcagatcctcctacggttcctttttctaacatatttatggattatctaggacccttcaatacgaaggatggaaaagagacccgtaaggtttggttactatgtatcacctgtacttggtctagggcagttaacctcaaaatttgcaggagtttgaatgttgcagaatttttaagagcatttcagctacactgctttgagtacgggattcctcaactttgtattagtgatcttgggactcagttggtggcaggaggtaataccataacttccttcattagtgaccctcagacgcaattatattttgaggaaaataatgtaaaacccctctcctttcagcaatatttcaaaggctgcagtgaattgggatcattagtagaagtctgtgtaaaaatggtcaaaagattaatgtttggagcaattaagaattttatattgacgtatgtagactttgaatttcttgtctgtaatattgtgcatctcattaatcgacgacctatagccttcaaagaagctgttcgtgctgagactgacaatgtgcccgaaccaataacaccggaacagctcgtgcgaggctatgaattgacttctctaaaccttatccctaatcttcaacctctttcagttgaagatccagaattttaccctgataatcaagctatttctcagaattacgtaaagttgtgtaaaattaggcagactttaatagagacctatcataatgaatttctaggtactctgattcagcaagcagttgacaggaaggggcggtatcgacccgttactcataaattactgaaagttggcgatgttgtattaattaaggaggaacataccaaaaggaataattatcctctaggcataattttggaagtttttaagaatgatttgggtgaagttacccatgctgttattaagaagggaaaaacaggccagacatcaaggttgcatgtaaataatattattccaatactagaaaacacaggaagtaccaattcagctactcctgatgtttgtaattctgttacttcgtccttaaggcccaaaagaaaggctgctatattaagccaagaaaggacaagacaaatgctttaa